The following proteins are encoded in a genomic region of Arachis ipaensis cultivar K30076 chromosome B02, Araip1.1, whole genome shotgun sequence:
- the LOC107627093 gene encoding nucleolar protein 14, with protein sequence MGKTKKNKKSNKKSGPDAVAMKLKASSTGADNPFESIWSRRKFDVLGQKRKGDTRRIGLARSLAIEKRKKTLLKEYEQSTKSSVFEDKRIGEGDEGLDEFGKAILRTQRERQLNMKLSKKSKYHLSDEEDDFDEPNALGLGRDDFEDEMLPDDDGDEAYETKRKSALGLHMQIPTETSVAEGEANKKKSHAEVMKEIIAKSKYFKAEKAKEKEEKEELLDELDRKFTSLSQSQALVSLTKPNNYSEQEKPDEYDILVKQMGLEMRARPSNRIKTPEEIAQEEREHLEEMEWASVHPKQNPRSLSGDDLGDSFSPNEETMAKKGWIDEILERKDEEDSDSEESDGEYSDDLGSSEGADEGSDEDLDDHEKDLSLKDWEQSDDDNIGIDLEDEDNEEESKERTSEEVDGKNFVGTSSKKDTKDPLQDKKIDVGGKQSKELDIPYIIEAPKNIEELYSLLDNCSISDTILVINRIRKSNPITLAVENRKKMQVFYGVLLQYFAVMATKKPLNVGLLNMLGKPLIEMSMEIPYFAAICARRRIESIRKQFVESIKNPESSSWPSTKTLFLLRLWSMIFPCSDFRHPVMTPAILLMCEYLMRCRIVSGRDIAIGSFLCSMLLCVFRQSRKFCPEAIMFLQAALIAAAESNISHTDSQAYQLMELKALKPVLCICETVNEISPLNFFQIMDMPEDSSIYSSDNFRASVLVAVVETLQGYVEVYEGLSSFPEIFLPILRILFEISEQKNMPNALREKIKDVTELIKANIDKHHTLRRPLQMRKQKPVPIKLLNPKFEENYVKGRDYDPDRERAEMRKLKRQLKREAKGAARELRKDNYFLLEVKDKERSLQEKERTEKYGRAKAFLQEQEHAFKSGQLGKGRKRKR encoded by the exons ATGGGGAAGaccaagaagaacaagaagagcaacaagAAATCCGGTCCTGATGCCGTAGCCATGAAATTGAAAGCATCTTCTACGGGCGCCGACAACCCTTTCGAGTCCATCTGGTCTCGAAGGAAGTTTGACGTCCTTGGACAGAAGCGCAAGGGGGACACCCGCCGCATCGGCCTTGCTCGCTCCCTCGCCATCGAGAAG AGGAAGAAGACACTGCTGAAGGAGTACGAGCAGAGCACTAAGTCTTCGGTGTTTGAGGATAAGCGAATTGGTGAGGGAGATGAAGGACTTGATGAGTTTGGCAAGGCTATCTTGAGAACCCAGCGAGAACGccag TTGAACATGAAACTAAGCAAGAAAAGCAAGTATCACCTGTCGGATGAAGAGGATGATTTTGATGAACCTAATGCTTTGGGTTTGGGAAGAGATGATTTTGAGGATGAAATGCTTCCAGACGATGATGGTGATGAAGCTTATGAAACTAAAA GAAAATCAGCTTTGGGGCTGCATATGCAGATTCCAACGGAGACAAGTGTGGCTGAAGGTGAAGCAAAT AAGAAGAAAAGTCATGCGGAGGTTATGAAGGAAATTAttgcaaaaagcaaatattttaag GCTGAAAAAgcgaaagaaaaggaagaaaaagaagaactgCTTGACGAATTAGATAGGAAGTTCACTTCTTTGTCTCAATCTCAAGCATTAGTTTCTCTAACGAAACCGAATAATTATTCCGAGCAG GAAAAACCGGATGAGTATGACATACTTGTCAAACAAATGGGACTGGAGATGCGTGCTCGTCCTTCAAATAGGATAAAGACACCAGAAGAGATAGCTCAAGAAGAAAGAGAACATTTAGAGGAAATGGAG TGGGCTAGTGTTCATCCTAAACAGAATCCAAGATCTCTATCTGGTGATGATCTTGGTGATTCCTTCTCTCCAAATGAAGAAACTATGGCTAAGAAGGGTTGGATTGATGAGATTCTTGAAAGAAAAGATGAGGAAGATTCTGACAGTGAAGAGAGTGATGGTGAATATTCTGATGACTTAGGAAGCTCAGAAGGTGCTGATGAGGGATCTGATGAGGATCTTGATGATCATGAGAAGGATCTTTCTTTAAAAGATTGGGAGCAGAGTGATGATGATAATATTGGAATAGATCTGGAAGATGAAGATAATgaggaagaaagcaaagaaagaaCTTCAGAAGAAGTTGATGGGAAAAATTTTGTGGGTACGAGTTCAAAGAAAGACACGAAGGATCCTTTACAAGACAAAAAAATAGATGTTGGAGGAAAACAGTCGAAAGAGTTGGACATACCTTATATAATTGAAGCCCCCAAGAACATTGAAGAATTATATTCCCTGCTGGATAATTGCTCTATTTCTGATACCATTCTAGTAATCAACCGGATTCGGAAAAGCAATCCAATCACACTTGCAGTGGAAAATCGCAAGAAAATGCAA GTATTTTATGGGGTATTATTGCAGTATTTTGCTGTTATGGCAACCAAGAAACCTTTGAATGTTGGGTTACTCAATATGCTAGGGAAACCATTGATAGAGATGAGTATGGAGATCCCATACTTTGCTGCAATATGTGCTCGTCGCAGAATAGAGAGTATTAGAAAGCAGTTTGTTGAGAGTATCAAGAATCCAG AAAGCAGCAGTTGGCCTTCTACAAAGACATTATTTCTCTTGCGATTGTGGTCCATGATATTTCCATGCTCTGACTTCAGGCATCCAGTTATGACCCCTGCGATTCTATTGATGTGTGAGTATCTCATGCGTTGCCGAATAGTATCTGGTCGGGATATTGCCATTGGCTCTTTCTTATGCTCAATGCTTCTCTGC GTATTTAGACAGTCGAGAAAGTTTTGTCCTGAAGCAATAATGTTCCTCCAAGCTGCGCTGATTGCAGCGGCTGAGAGTAATATTTCGCATACAGATTCACAG GCATATCAACTTATGGAACTGAAAGCTCTCAAGCCTGTGTTGTGCATATGTGAAACCGTAAATGAGATTAGTCCTCTGAACTTTTTCCAGATAATGGACATGCCGGAGGACTCTTCTATTTATTCTTCTGATAATTTCAG GGCTAGTGTGTTAGTTGCTGTTGTCGAAACTCTACAAGGATATGTCGAAGTGTATGAAGGCTTAAGCTCGTTTCCTGAAATATTTTTACCAATTTTGAGAATTCTATTTGAGATATCAGAACAGAAAAATATGCCAAATGCATTAAGAGAGAAAATTAAAGATGTGACTGAGCTAATTAAGGCGAACATAGATAAACATCACACTTTGAGGAGACCACTTCAAATGCGAAAACAAAAGCCAGTACCAATCAAATTATTGAATCCCAAGTTTGAGGAGAA TTACGTCAAGGGTAGAGATTATGACCCAGACCGTGAACGAGCCGAAATGAGAAAGTTGAAGAGACAGTTGAAGCGTGAAGCAAAAGGAGCTGCTCGTGAATTGCGTAAAGACAATTATTTCTTGCTTGAGGTGAAGGATAAAGAAAGGTCTttacaagaaaaagaaagaaccGAGAAGTATGGTAGAGCTAAGGCATTCCTTCAAGAACAAGAACATGCTTTCAAATCTGGACAACTGGGAAaagggaggaagaggaagagataA
- the LOC107627092 gene encoding zinc finger BED domain-containing protein RICESLEEPER 2-like, with amino-acid sequence MATTDTGIAPTHTTIITNQPVTDESSSNETIVTKKRKKTSPIWDDFDQVESSEGTKAICKYCKSVFFYAGKGASTSHLWRHSSSCLQRRLHVAAQKKQPLIPFQPSNSSINPFVTPGARYSQEKMRQIIATAIMIHEHPFSIVEDEVWMWGFQYANSEFHKISRKTARSDCLAIYEAEKKQLKALLQGVRKISLTTDMWRSSHQIVEYMVITGHFIDAGWNLQKRILSFVQVPAPRRGIDVADAIFKALKDTISDNNSLPVGGSLFHVRCCAHILNLLVQDGLGKIKGIIHKVCESVKYVNFNDSRFKTFVDIAENKRLKEKKLIVDCPTRWNSTYNMLSVALKFKSVFPVEYPTANLYLPEVWRVKQVIDDAIEDRDSFMREMATSMKEKFDKYWGECNMVLQSTFLQYNNLSPRVQLAMN; translated from the exons ATGGCAACAACAGATACTGGCATTGCACCAACACACACAACAATTATTACAAATCAACCAGTCACTGATGAAAGTAGTAGTAATGAAACTATTGTtacaaaaaaaaggaagaagacttCACCAATTTGGGACGATTTTGATCAAGTTGAAAGTTCTGAAGGTACAAAAGCTATTTGCAAGTATTGCAAATCAGTGTTTTTTTACGCTGGAAAAGGAGCAAGTACTTCACATTTATGGAGGCATTCTAGTAGTTGCTTACAAAGGAGATTGCATGTTGCTGCACAAAAGAAGCAACCATTGATTCCATTTCAACCTTCCAATTCAAGTATTAATCCCTTTGTGACACCAGGTGCAAGATATTCTCAAGAGAAGATGAGACAAATAATTGCTACAGCAATTATGATTCATGAGCATCCTTTCAGCATTGTTGAGGATGAAGTTTGGATGTGGGGCTTCCAATATGCCAATTCTGAATTTCATAAAATTTCTCGCAAAACTGCTCGAAGTGATTGCTTGGCAATATATGAGGCTGAAAAGAAACAACTGAAGGCTTTGTTACAAGGTGTTAGAAAGATAAGTTTGACAACTGACATGTGGAGATCAAGTCATCAAATTGTTGAATATATGGTTATCACAGGTCATTTTATTGATGCAGGATGGAATCTTCAAAAAAGGATTTTGAGTTTTGTTCAGGTACCTGCTCCTAGACGTGGCATTGATGTTGCGGATGCTATTTTCAA GGCTCTTAAGGATACTATTTCAGATAACAACTCATTACCTGTTGGTGGTAGTTTGTTTCATGTTAGGTGTTGTGCACACATTCTGAATTTGTTGGTACAAGATGGGCTAGGTAAAATTAAAGGTATTATTCATAAAGTTTGTGAGAGTGTCAAGTATGTCAATTTTAATGATTCAAGATTTAAAACATTTGTTGATATTGCTGAAAACAAGCGTTTGAAGGAGAAAAAACTCATCGTTGATTGTCCCACAAGATGGAATTCTACTTACAACATGTTATCTGTGGCTTTGAAGTTTAAATCTGTGTTTCCTGT TGAGTATCCTACTGCAAACTTGTATCTTCCTGAAGTTTGGAGAGTGAAACAAGTAATTGATGATGCTATTGAAGATAGAGATTCCTTCATGAGAGAAATGGCAACCTCAATGAAAGAAAAGTTTGACAAATATTGGGGAGAATGCAATATGGTCTTGCAATCCACCTTCCTCCAGTACAACAACCTCTCACCACGTGTCCAATTAGCAATGAACTAG